A stretch of Lactuca sativa cultivar Salinas chromosome 6, Lsat_Salinas_v11, whole genome shotgun sequence DNA encodes these proteins:
- the LOC111901974 gene encoding uncharacterized protein LOC111901974, producing MDRSEEDMKFVGFFGIFKQSFKTIFSSNKIFAQITLTLILPLTIVFLAHMEISRHLFWKIESNSLVSESDSYYRARATAADWLYYWLFKVAYITLFAVFSLLSTAAVVFTIASIYTDREVVFRKVMTVVPKVWKRLFVTFVFIYIAFFIYNVIGGVVLVIIRSIFGYSGIGIILWFIIVILYIIGFLYLSVVWQLASVVTVLENTYGFKAMRKGKDLAYGKKKVGMGIAFVLYAFLLGLLIVYELFVEYGGEIFDLAMIWRVMIGILCGVLILKLFLLFFVTQTMLYLVCKSHHREVIDKLSLSTFLGAYMGETVVYPAAGEEIQLGRPQSQSQQV from the coding sequence ATGGATCGAAGCGAAGAAGATATGAAATTCGTTGGCTTCTTCGGCATCTTCAAACAATCATTCAAAACCATCTTCTCATCGAACAAAATCTTTGCACAAATCACTCTCACCTTAATCCTACCTCTCACAATCGTGTTTTTAGCTCACATGGAAATCTCCCGTCATTTATTCTGGAAAATCGAGAGCAATTCGTTGGTGTCCGAGAGTGATTCCTACTATCGAGCCCGAGCAACCGCCGCCGATTGGCTGTACTACTGGCTATTCAAAGTCGCATACATAACCTTATTCGCCGTCTTCTCCCTCCTCTCCACCGCCGCCGTCGTCTTCACCATCGCCTCCATCTACACCGACCGAGAAGTCGTTTTCCGAAAAGTTATGACAGTCGTTCCGAAGGTCTGGAAACGACTCTTTGTCACATTCGTGTTCATATACATCGCGTTCTTCATCTATAACGTAATTGGAGGTGTTGTTTTGGTTATAATCAGATCTATTTTTGGGTATTCAGGCATCGGTATAATCCTTTGGTTTATCATCGTCATCTTATACATCATTGGTTTCTTATATCTGAGCGTTGTTTGGCAATTGGCTAGCGTCGTTACTGTTCTGGAAAACACCTACGGATTCAAAGCTATGAGGAAAGGTAAGGATCTGGCGTATGGGAAGAAGAAAGTGGGAATGGGAATTGCATTCGTGTTGTACGCATTTTTGTTAGGATTACTTATTGTGTATGAGTTGTTCGTGGAATACGGTGGAGAAATTTTCGATTTGGCGATGATTTGGAGGGTGATGATCGGAATATTATGCGGGGTTCTGATTTTGAAATTGTTCTTGCTGTTCTTCGTCACCCAAACGATGCTTTATCTAGTCTGCAAATCGCATCACCGGGAAGTGATTGATAAGCTTAGTTTGTCGACGTTTTTAGGAGCTTATATGGGGGAGACGGTGGTGTATCCCGCCGCCGGCGAGGAAATCCAGCTTGGGAGACCTCAATCGCAATCTCAACAGGTTTGA